The Microcystis panniformis FACHB-1757 region GCTCTCAGCTAGTCCAATCGAAAAAACTGCTGGTCTGGAAAGACAGGAGGTTGTTAGCAAAAGGGTTAGCAATCACCTGTTCTTCCAGACCTTGTTATATCCATCGTCAAGGCGGCCAGGTAATCGAACTGATCCTCCCCTAGTTTTGAGCGGTCAGAAAATGATCATTTTTTTGTAGGAGAACTTTAGTGGCAATTACTACCTCAGCTTCTCGTTTAGGGACAACCGCTTTTAGCGAGGTTGCTCCCGTGGAATTACGTCCCGATTGGTCCCGTGACGACGCACAGGCGGTTATTCGCGCCGTCTATCGTCAGGTGCTAGGCAATGACTATATCATGCGTTCCGAGCGCCTTACCAGTGCCGAATCCTTACTCTGCAACGGTTCGATCACCGTGCGGGAATTCGTCCGCGCCGTGGCCAAATCGGAACTGTATAAGAACAAATTCTTCTACGGTAACTTCCAAACCCGCGTCATCGAACTTAATATCAAACATCTTTTAGGTCGCGCTCCCTACGATGAGTCGGAAGTGGTCTATCACCTCGATCTCTATGAAAACAAAGGATTCGAGGCCGATATCGACTCCTACATCGATTCCGCTGAATATACCGAAAACTTCGGCGATAGCATCGTTCCCTACTATCGCGGTTTCGCCACCCAACCCGGTCAAAAAACCGTGGGATTTACCCGGATGTTCCAACTCTATCGCGGTTATGCCAACAGCGATCGCTCTCAGATTGCCGGCAAAACCTCCCGTTTAGCGGTGGAATTAGCTCAAAACGGTGCTTCGGCAGTAGTCGGTCCCTCCGGTGGCAGCGATGGTTGGGCCTATCGTCCCTCTGCTCAACGCAACACCCCCAGTAAAGCTCTTGGTGGTAGTGTGGCCTATGGTGATGTGGGTAAGCTCTATCGCGTGGAAATTGCCGCTATTAGCAAACCGGGTTATCCCCGTGTCCGTCGCAGTAGCAAAGCGATTATCGTCCCCTTTGAACAGTTAAATAACACCCTGCAACAGATCAACCGTCTCGGTGGCAAAGTTGCCAGCATCACCCCCGCTAGTTTGAACTAATTTTCTAGCTTAAGATAACTAAAAGTCTCCCGGGCAGCCGTCAGGTTCACCGGGAGACTTCTTTCTAGGGAACTTGTAGAAATTGACCCTCAGCAGATCGAGCAAACCTGTAGAATGAAAATAATTCCCTCGTTTTAATGCCTGTGACTGTCACTTCGATCGCTTTTGACTCTATCGATACTGCCTTAGCGGAAATCAAAGCCGGACGTGCCATTGTCGTAGTTGATGATGAGAATCGCGAAAATGAAGGAGATATAATCTGTGCGGCCCAATTTGCCACCCCCGATCTGATTAACTTCATGGCAGTGCAAGCTCGCGGTTTAATCTGTCTGGCAATGACGGGAGAGCGTCTTGATGCTCTCGAATTACCGTTGATGGTGACAAAAAACACCGATAGCAATCAAACCGCTTTTACTGTTAGCATCGATGCCGCTCCCCATTTAGGGGTTAAAACTGGCATTTCAGCAGAAGATCGGGCGAAAACAGTGCAAGTTGCCATTAATCCAGTCACTCGTCCCGACGATCTCACCCGTCCCGGTCATGTCTTCCCGATTCGTGCTAAGGCCGGTGGAGTCTTAAAACGCGCCGGTCATACGGAGGCAGCCGTGGATCTGGCTCGATTAGCTGGGTTGTATCCGGCGGGAGTTATCTGTGAGATCCAAAATCCCGACGGTTCCATGGCCCGTTTACCGCAACTATTTGAATACGCTCGTCAACATAATCTCAAGTTAATTAGCATTGCCGATCTGATCAGTTATCGCTTAAAACATGATCGCTTTGTCCATCGGGAAACGGTCTGTAATTTTCCTAGTCAATTCGGCACTTTTCAGCTTTATGCCTACCGAAATTTATTAGATCAAACCGAACACATCGCTATTGTGAAAGGTGATCCTGCTCTCTTTGGCGATCAACCTGTAATGGTACGAATGCACTCAGAATGTCTGACTGGGGATGCTTTGGGATCCTTGCGTTGCGATTGTCGGCAACAGTTACAAAGTGCCTTAAAAATGATTGAAAACAACGGTTTAGGGGTGGTGGTTTACCTGCGACAGGAAGGCCGGGGAATTGGTTTAATTAATAAGCTAAAAGCCTATTCTTTACAGGATATGGGACTAGATACGGTGGAAGCCAACGAAAGGTTAGGATTTCCCGCCGATTTGCGCGATTATGGCATGGGAGCGCAAATGCTCAACGATTTGGGGGTGAGAAATATTCGTTTAATTACCAATAATCCGCGTAAAATTGCCGGATTAAAAGGCTACGGTTTGGAAATAGTCGAGCGAGTACCTTTGCTGATCGAGGCTAATGATTATAATTCCAATTATCTGGCCACAAAAGCGGAAAAGTTAGGACATCTATTCTTACAAACCTATCTAGTCACCATCGCTCTCAGTTGGGGGGAAAATCCGCCGTCAATTTCGCAAAGATATCATCAATTAGAGAAGTTACGGCAGTTAAGTCGCGCTAATCAATTATCTCTCCAAGAAGAAACCCGACCGGTAGCCAATGCCCTTTTTGATCGCGCCCCTTTGATCGTACATTTAGGTTTAGATATTCGTCAGGGTGTCAGCAGTAATTGGTATAAAAATCCTTCCCATCCTTATCTTCTGGTTATTGACAAGATATTAAATGACGTTAAAGATTGGTCGGAAATTGAACGCTTAGAATTTTTAATTTCCGACGGAGACGATTCGATGACGGGATTACAAATGAAACTTGATCGTCAAAAAATGTCCGATGAAGATTTCTCACAATTACCACAATTAGCTACCCAAATTATCTACAGTTTTACTCGTGATTCAGCAAAAAATTAGTTTTTTATGACCAGAAAAGATCGTAACAGTTATAATTAAACAAAGCTAGTATAACGGGGAAAAACTATGACAACTCTCGACATTTTACCGGAAGTTACCTGTCCCCCCACCGATTTATGGAGTGATGAACCACCCTTGGAAAGTGATTTACATCTGCAACAGATCATAATTCTTCTCAGTTGTCTAGAATTATTATG contains the following coding sequences:
- a CDS encoding phycobilisome linker polypeptide — encoded protein: MAITTSASRLGTTAFSEVAPVELRPDWSRDDAQAVIRAVYRQVLGNDYIMRSERLTSAESLLCNGSITVREFVRAVAKSELYKNKFFYGNFQTRVIELNIKHLLGRAPYDESEVVYHLDLYENKGFEADIDSYIDSAEYTENFGDSIVPYYRGFATQPGQKTVGFTRMFQLYRGYANSDRSQIAGKTSRLAVELAQNGASAVVGPSGGSDGWAYRPSAQRNTPSKALGGSVAYGDVGKLYRVEIAAISKPGYPRVRRSSKAIIVPFEQLNNTLQQINRLGGKVASITPASLN
- the ribBA gene encoding bifunctional 3,4-dihydroxy-2-butanone-4-phosphate synthase/GTP cyclohydrolase II, whose product is MPVTVTSIAFDSIDTALAEIKAGRAIVVVDDENRENEGDIICAAQFATPDLINFMAVQARGLICLAMTGERLDALELPLMVTKNTDSNQTAFTVSIDAAPHLGVKTGISAEDRAKTVQVAINPVTRPDDLTRPGHVFPIRAKAGGVLKRAGHTEAAVDLARLAGLYPAGVICEIQNPDGSMARLPQLFEYARQHNLKLISIADLISYRLKHDRFVHRETVCNFPSQFGTFQLYAYRNLLDQTEHIAIVKGDPALFGDQPVMVRMHSECLTGDALGSLRCDCRQQLQSALKMIENNGLGVVVYLRQEGRGIGLINKLKAYSLQDMGLDTVEANERLGFPADLRDYGMGAQMLNDLGVRNIRLITNNPRKIAGLKGYGLEIVERVPLLIEANDYNSNYLATKAEKLGHLFLQTYLVTIALSWGENPPSISQRYHQLEKLRQLSRANQLSLQEETRPVANALFDRAPLIVHLGLDIRQGVSSNWYKNPSHPYLLVIDKILNDVKDWSEIERLEFLISDGDDSMTGLQMKLDRQKMSDEDFSQLPQLATQIIYSFTRDSAKN